From Sporolactobacillus pectinivorans:
TAGACTTATCCAGACAGTTATATCCGTGGAATAAACAGTCGGAGAGTGAGCATTAGAGGCGTAAAATGTAATGCCCTGAATATGAATGAAATCTGTGATCATATAAGGAGCATTAGGAAAGAAGAGCAGCCAGAGCAGGCCACGCCACCAGACGTGCTTTCCGTCAGGATTCATCATGCCGGACCGGAACTGCAGGGAAAATAGAAGTGGTAGCAGGGCCAGAAACACATTCCAGACCATCATGATATGAATCAGCCTTCTTGTAATAATAATCACAGGTATGCTTATTAAGATGTAAAGGGCAAAAAAAAGAACTAAGGACTGTTCCAATGAACCGCTATGGTTTTTCAGTCTCAGCAAGCTGTTTTCCCTCCCAATAGGCAGATGCCCTATGAGAACACGTGATATTTTACTTCCAATACATCAATGCTGTAATGATACAGCCAAGCATTGCGGATGTGGAAA
This genomic window contains:
- a CDS encoding DUF1361 domain-containing protein; this encodes MLRLKNHSGSLEQSLVLFFALYILISIPVIIITRRLIHIMMVWNVFLALLPLLFSLQFRSGMMNPDGKHVWWRGLLWLLFFPNAPYMITDFIHIQGITFYASNAHSPTVYSTDITVWISLVHIGIGVFLGTCAGMLSFYFVYQAMVQSMGKETANIAVILISLISGYAIYVGRFLRFNSWDIIRPAAFFSQLFSHVNLFSVSVSLLFSLYILLIFWLFEIFFTSRR